One genomic segment of Caldimonas brevitalea includes these proteins:
- the bamA gene encoding outer membrane protein assembly factor BamA, with translation MLLSIRTRARLLSAFQQPAFCKPTLIAAAAVAALHASPAWAVQPFALRDIRVEGLQRTEPGTVFGSLPFRVGDTYNDEKGAAALRSLFGTGLFSDVRIEVEGDVVVVVVQERPIVSAVEFVGTKEFDQEALTKALREVGIAEGRPFDKALVDRAEQELKRQYLAKSLYGAEVITTITPQERNRVNVTFTVTEGGVAKIKDIRIVGNKAYSEGQLKDLFSLTTGGWLTWYTKSDRYSRAKLNADLEQLRSFYLNRGYLEFAVESTQVAISPDKQDITITINVREGQPYLVSGVKLEGQYLEKEEEFKSLVTIDPGKPYRAEDVAETVRRFTERFGAFGYAFARVEPRTDIDRANGRVAVVLQAEPQRRVYVRRINVAGNTRTRDEVVRREFRQFESSWYDGEKIRLSRDRADRLGYFNEVAIETNEVPGTNDQVDLTLNVVEKPTGNLLLGAGFSSAEKLTLTASIKQDNIFGSGNYLGVEFNTSKYNRTFVVSTVDPYFTVDGVSRALDFYYRTTQPLSSQGSDYKLVTPGASIRFGVPFSEYDTVYFGIGAESTEIRGDSNAMPISYSLYRDEFGARSVSLPFTLGWTRDDRDSALVPSRGRYQRVNAELSLIGDARYLRSNYQFQQYIPLSRSFTFAFNAEIGYGKGLQGRPFPVFKNFYSGGLGTVRGFEQGSLGPVDATGAFSGGAKRINLNTELYVPFPGSGSDRTLRLFTYFDVGNVFDEHAKVRASDLRASAGIGFSWVSPVGPLKLAYGVPVRKQPGDRIERLQFQIGTAF, from the coding sequence ATGCTGCTTTCCATACGCACGCGCGCTCGCCTGCTGTCCGCCTTTCAACAACCGGCCTTCTGCAAACCCACGCTCATTGCCGCTGCGGCGGTCGCGGCGTTGCACGCCAGCCCGGCCTGGGCCGTCCAGCCCTTCGCGCTGCGCGACATCCGTGTCGAAGGGCTGCAGCGCACCGAGCCCGGCACGGTGTTCGGCTCGCTGCCGTTTCGTGTCGGCGACACTTACAACGACGAGAAAGGCGCCGCCGCGCTGCGGTCCTTGTTCGGCACTGGCTTGTTCTCCGATGTCCGCATCGAGGTCGAAGGCGACGTCGTCGTGGTGGTGGTGCAGGAGCGCCCGATCGTCTCGGCGGTCGAGTTCGTCGGCACCAAGGAGTTCGACCAGGAGGCCCTGACCAAGGCCTTGCGCGAGGTCGGCATCGCCGAAGGGCGACCCTTCGACAAGGCACTGGTCGACCGCGCCGAGCAGGAACTCAAGCGGCAGTACCTCGCCAAGAGCCTGTACGGCGCCGAGGTCATCACGACCATCACGCCGCAAGAGCGCAACCGCGTCAACGTGACCTTCACCGTCACCGAAGGCGGCGTCGCGAAGATCAAGGACATCCGCATCGTCGGCAACAAGGCCTACTCGGAAGGCCAGCTGAAGGATTTGTTCTCGCTGACCACCGGCGGCTGGCTGACCTGGTACACCAAGTCCGATCGTTATTCCCGCGCCAAGCTCAATGCCGACCTGGAGCAGCTGCGGTCGTTCTACCTCAACCGCGGCTACCTCGAGTTCGCGGTCGAGTCGACCCAGGTGGCGATCTCGCCGGACAAGCAGGACATCACGATCACGATCAACGTCCGCGAAGGCCAGCCTTACCTGGTCAGCGGCGTGAAGCTCGAGGGGCAGTACCTCGAGAAAGAAGAAGAGTTCAAGTCGCTGGTGACCATTGACCCCGGCAAGCCGTATCGGGCCGAAGACGTGGCCGAAACCGTGCGGCGCTTCACCGAGCGTTTCGGGGCGTTCGGCTATGCCTTTGCCCGGGTCGAGCCGCGCACCGACATCGACCGCGCCAACGGCCGCGTCGCGGTGGTGCTGCAGGCCGAGCCGCAGCGTCGCGTCTACGTGCGGCGCATCAACGTGGCCGGCAACACCCGCACCCGCGACGAAGTCGTGCGCCGGGAGTTCCGCCAGTTCGAATCGTCCTGGTATGACGGCGAGAAGATCCGTCTGTCGCGCGACCGCGCCGACCGGCTGGGCTACTTCAACGAAGTCGCCATCGAGACCAACGAGGTCCCCGGCACCAACGACCAGGTCGATCTGACCCTCAACGTGGTCGAGAAGCCGACCGGCAATTTGCTGCTGGGCGCCGGTTTCTCCAGCGCCGAGAAGCTGACGCTGACCGCGTCGATCAAGCAGGACAACATCTTCGGCTCGGGCAACTACCTGGGCGTCGAGTTCAACACCAGCAAGTACAACCGCACCTTCGTCGTCAGCACCGTCGATCCCTACTTCACGGTGGACGGTGTCTCGCGTGCGCTCGACTTCTACTACCGCACGACCCAGCCGCTGTCCAGCCAGGGCAGCGACTACAAGCTGGTGACGCCGGGCGCCTCGATCCGCTTCGGCGTGCCGTTCAGCGAGTACGACACGGTGTACTTCGGCATCGGCGCCGAGAGCACCGAGATTCGAGGCGACTCGAACGCGATGCCGATTTCTTACTCGCTCTACCGCGACGAGTTCGGTGCCAGAAGCGTGTCGCTCCCGTTCACGCTGGGCTGGACCCGGGACGATCGTGACAGTGCGCTGGTGCCCTCCCGGGGCCGTTACCAGCGGGTGAACGCAGAGCTGAGCCTGATCGGCGACGCGCGCTACCTGCGCAGCAACTACCAGTTCCAGCAATACATCCCGCTCTCGCGCAGCTTCACCTTCGCGTTCAACGCGGAAATCGGCTACGGCAAGGGCTTGCAGGGACGTCCCTTCCCGGTGTTCAAGAACTTCTACAGCGGCGGCCTGGGCACGGTGCGCGGTTTCGAGCAAGGCTCGCTGGGCCCGGTGGACGCCACCGGCGCCTTCTCGGGCGGCGCCAAGCGCATCAACCTGAACACCGAGCTCTATGTGCCGTTCCCCGGCTCGGGCAGTGACCGGACGTTGCGCTTGTTCACCTACTTTGACGTCGGCAACGTGTTCGATGAACACGCCAAGGTGCGCGCCTCCGACCTGCGGGCCTCCGCCGGTATCGGCTTCAGCTGGGTCTCGCCGGTGGGTCCGCTCAAGCTCGCCTATGGCGTGCCGGTGCGCAAACAACCAGGCGATAGAATCGAACGACTGCAATTTCAGATTGGGACTGCGTTCTGA
- a CDS encoding OmpH family outer membrane protein codes for MLSAGLLLLALQGAQAQELKIGYVNSDRVLRDATPAKAAQSRLEQEFSRREKELADMAAKLKAASDKLEKEGPALAESERARRQRDLVEQDRDFQRRRREFQEDLNQRKNEELAAVVERANRVIKQIFEQEKYDLILQEAVFAGPRVDITDKVIKALNANGGK; via the coding sequence ATGCTGTCTGCGGGCCTGCTGCTGCTGGCCCTGCAGGGCGCGCAGGCGCAGGAGCTGAAGATCGGCTACGTCAACAGCGATCGGGTGCTGCGCGACGCCACGCCTGCAAAGGCTGCCCAATCGCGCCTCGAGCAGGAATTCTCGCGGCGCGAGAAGGAGCTGGCCGACATGGCGGCCAAGCTCAAGGCCGCGTCCGACAAACTCGAGAAGGAAGGCCCGGCCCTGGCCGAGTCCGAGCGCGCACGGCGCCAGCGTGACCTGGTCGAGCAGGACCGCGACTTCCAGCGTCGCCGCCGCGAGTTTCAGGAAGACCTGAACCAACGCAAGAACGAAGAGCTGGCCGCAGTCGTCGAGCGGGCCAACCGCGTGATCAAACAGATCTTCGAGCAGGAGAAGTACGACCTGATCCTGCAAGAGGCCGTGTTCGCCGGCCCGCGTGTCGACATCACCGACAAGGTGATCAAGGCTCTCAACGCCAACGGCGGCAAGTGA
- the lpxD gene encoding UDP-3-O-(3-hydroxymyristoyl)glucosamine N-acyltransferase, whose product MTDVCLGDVTAQLGGELIGPAERRINRIGPLEGATPSTLSFLSNPKYQSQLAETQAGCVIVAPAFREAAAARGAAIVTDDPYLYFARLTQWWARRERPAPPAGIHPSAVVAPTARIGREVRIEAFVVVEDDAVIEDHAVIGSHCVIGQGARVGHSTRLAPRVSLLHGCSIGARGIVHSGVVIGADGFGFAPHQGQWVKIEQLGKVRIGDDVEIGANSCIDRGALDDTVIEDGVKLDNLVQIAHNVHIGAHTAMAGCVGVAGSARIGAHCTVGGGAGILGHLTLADHVHVSSMSLVTRSILQPGLYSGVFPIDDNKSWEKNAATLRQLHTLRERIRALEKKLMP is encoded by the coding sequence GTGACCGATGTCTGTCTGGGCGACGTCACCGCGCAGCTCGGTGGCGAGCTGATCGGTCCCGCCGAACGCCGCATCAACCGTATCGGGCCACTCGAGGGCGCGACGCCTTCGACGCTGAGCTTTCTGTCCAATCCGAAGTACCAGTCGCAGCTGGCCGAAACCCAGGCCGGCTGCGTGATCGTCGCGCCGGCCTTTCGCGAGGCCGCTGCCGCGCGCGGTGCGGCCATCGTCACCGACGACCCCTACCTCTACTTCGCGCGGCTGACCCAGTGGTGGGCGCGACGTGAACGGCCGGCGCCGCCGGCCGGCATCCATCCGAGCGCGGTGGTGGCGCCGACGGCCCGTATCGGCCGCGAGGTGCGCATCGAGGCCTTCGTCGTGGTCGAGGACGACGCGGTCATCGAAGACCACGCGGTGATCGGTTCGCACTGCGTCATCGGGCAGGGCGCCCGGGTGGGCCATTCGACCCGGCTGGCGCCACGCGTGTCGCTGCTGCACGGCTGCAGCATCGGCGCGCGCGGCATCGTGCATTCGGGCGTCGTGATCGGCGCCGACGGCTTCGGGTTTGCGCCTCATCAGGGGCAATGGGTCAAGATCGAGCAACTGGGCAAGGTCCGTATCGGTGACGACGTCGAGATCGGCGCCAACAGCTGCATCGACCGTGGCGCGCTGGACGACACCGTGATCGAAGACGGCGTCAAGCTCGACAACCTGGTGCAGATCGCCCACAACGTGCACATCGGTGCTCACACCGCGATGGCCGGCTGCGTCGGCGTGGCGGGCAGCGCGCGTATCGGCGCGCATTGCACGGTGGGCGGTGGCGCGGGCATCCTCGGGCATCTGACGCTGGCCGACCATGTGCATGTGTCGTCGATGTCGCTCGTGACGCGCTCCATCCTGCAGCCGGGCCTGTACAGCGGCGTGTTCCCCATCGACGACAATAAGTCCTGGGAAAAGAACGCGGCGACCTTGCGGCAGTTGCACACACTGCGGGAGCGCATCCGCGCGCTGGAAAAGAAATTGATGCCATGA
- the fabZ gene encoding 3-hydroxyacyl-ACP dehydratase FabZ has protein sequence MDIHTILKKLPHRYPILLVDRVLEVEDGKRIKALKNVTINEPFFMGHFPNRPVMPGVLMLEALAQASALLAFSADGRDLDPRAVYYFVGIDGARFKRPVEPGDQLILEVGLDRARGGIYKFNCKASVDGELAVEADLMCTMRIVED, from the coding sequence ATGGACATTCACACCATACTGAAAAAGCTCCCGCACCGTTACCCGATCCTGCTGGTCGACCGGGTGCTGGAGGTCGAGGACGGCAAGCGCATCAAGGCGCTGAAGAACGTCACCATCAACGAGCCCTTTTTCATGGGGCACTTCCCCAATCGCCCGGTGATGCCGGGCGTGCTGATGCTCGAAGCGCTCGCCCAGGCCTCGGCGCTGCTCGCGTTCAGCGCCGACGGGCGCGACCTCGACCCGCGCGCGGTCTATTACTTCGTCGGCATCGACGGTGCGCGTTTCAAGCGTCCCGTCGAGCCGGGTGATCAGCTGATCCTCGAAGTCGGGCTGGATCGCGCCCGCGGTGGCATCTACAAGTTCAACTGCAAGGCCAGTGTCGACGGCGAGCTGGCGGTGGAAGCCGACCTGATGTGCACCATGCGCATCGTCGAGGACTGA
- the lpxA gene encoding acyl-ACP--UDP-N-acetylglucosamine O-acyltransferase has product MAIIHPTAVVDPKAELAASVTVGAYAVIGPDVRIDEGTSVAPHVVIEGHTSIGRDNRIFQFCSVGAVPQDKKYAGEPTELRIGDRNVFREGCTLNVGTVQDGGVTSIGDDNWIMAYVHVAHDCHLGNRITIANGTQLGGHVVVGDWVTLGGMSGVHQFVKIGAHAMTAVGSVVLQDLPPFVMADGDSAEASGINAEGLRRRGFSAQRISAVKQMYRLLYRQGLTFEDAKSQISALTAEYPEASGDIEMMSRFLAESTRGIVR; this is encoded by the coding sequence ATGGCGATCATTCATCCCACCGCAGTCGTCGACCCGAAGGCCGAGCTGGCGGCTTCGGTCACCGTTGGCGCCTATGCCGTCATCGGCCCCGACGTGCGCATCGACGAGGGCACCTCGGTGGCGCCCCACGTCGTGATCGAGGGCCACACCAGCATCGGCCGCGACAACCGCATCTTCCAGTTCTGCTCGGTCGGGGCGGTGCCGCAAGACAAGAAATACGCCGGCGAGCCGACCGAATTGCGCATCGGCGACCGCAACGTGTTCCGCGAGGGCTGCACGCTCAACGTCGGCACGGTGCAAGACGGCGGTGTCACGAGCATCGGCGATGACAACTGGATCATGGCCTATGTGCATGTGGCGCACGACTGCCACCTCGGCAACCGCATCACCATCGCCAACGGCACCCAGCTGGGGGGGCACGTGGTGGTGGGCGACTGGGTCACGCTGGGCGGCATGTCGGGCGTGCACCAGTTCGTCAAGATCGGCGCGCATGCGATGACGGCCGTCGGCAGCGTCGTGCTGCAAGACCTGCCGCCCTTCGTCATGGCCGACGGCGACAGCGCCGAAGCCAGCGGCATCAACGCCGAAGGTTTGCGCCGGCGCGGTTTTTCCGCTCAGCGCATCAGCGCGGTCAAGCAGATGTACCGGCTGCTGTACCGCCAGGGGCTGACCTTCGAAGACGCCAAGTCGCAGATCTCGGCGTTGACGGCCGAGTACCCCGAGGCCAGCGGCGACATCGAGATGATGTCCCGCTTCCTGGCCGAATCCACGCGCGGCATCGTCCGCTGA
- the lpxB gene encoding lipid-A-disaccharide synthase, which yields MLPAPRLALVAGEASGDLLAGLMMGGLRARWPALQAQGIGGPRMAEHGFEAWWPHEKLAVRGYVEVLRHYREIAGIRRQLGERLLAERPDVFIGVDAPDFNLGLEEKLRAAGIKSVHFVCPSIWAWRGKRIEKIRRAADHVLCLFPFEPALLQKHGIAASYVGHPLADAIPLEVPRAQARATLQLAPDDTVVALLPGSRRSEVQYIAPSLYAAAAELQRRRPGLRFVLPVVPGLRTMVDAAAAPYAGQVEVTLVEGRSHEVLAACDVTLIASGTATLEAALFKRPMVITYNMHWLSWQMMKRMGYLPWVGLPNILCEDFVVPELLQHHATPAALADATLAWLDQPARCRAVEQRFLELHHRLRCNTAQAATDAIAKILQA from the coding sequence ATGTTGCCCGCACCGCGGCTGGCCCTGGTGGCCGGTGAAGCCTCCGGCGATCTGCTGGCCGGCCTGATGATGGGCGGGCTGCGTGCGCGCTGGCCCGCGTTGCAGGCGCAGGGCATCGGCGGCCCCCGCATGGCCGAGCACGGTTTCGAGGCCTGGTGGCCGCACGAGAAGCTGGCGGTGCGAGGTTATGTCGAGGTGCTGCGGCACTACCGCGAAATCGCCGGCATCCGGCGCCAGCTGGGCGAGCGCTTGTTGGCCGAGCGGCCCGACGTCTTCATCGGCGTCGACGCGCCCGACTTCAACCTCGGCCTGGAAGAAAAGCTGCGGGCGGCCGGGATCAAGAGCGTTCATTTCGTCTGCCCGTCGATCTGGGCCTGGCGCGGCAAGCGCATCGAGAAAATCCGCCGGGCGGCCGACCACGTGCTGTGTTTGTTTCCGTTCGAGCCGGCGCTGCTGCAGAAGCACGGCATCGCCGCGAGCTACGTCGGCCACCCGCTGGCCGACGCGATCCCGCTCGAAGTGCCACGCGCGCAGGCCCGTGCCACCTTGCAACTGGCGCCTGACGACACCGTCGTGGCGCTGTTGCCCGGCAGCCGCCGCAGCGAGGTGCAGTACATCGCGCCCAGCCTGTATGCCGCAGCCGCCGAGCTGCAGCGGCGCCGACCCGGGCTGCGTTTCGTCTTGCCGGTGGTGCCGGGGCTGCGTACCATGGTCGACGCGGCCGCCGCCCCTTATGCAGGGCAGGTGGAGGTCACGCTGGTCGAAGGGCGCTCGCACGAGGTGCTGGCGGCGTGCGACGTGACGCTGATCGCAAGCGGCACCGCGACGTTGGAGGCCGCGCTGTTCAAGCGGCCGATGGTCATCACCTACAACATGCACTGGTTGAGCTGGCAGATGATGAAGCGCATGGGCTATTTGCCGTGGGTGGGGCTGCCCAACATCCTGTGCGAGGACTTTGTCGTCCCCGAGTTGCTGCAGCATCACGCGACGCCGGCGGCGCTGGCCGACGCCACGCTCGCCTGGCTGGACCAGCCGGCCCGCTGCCGCGCGGTCGAGCAACGTTTTCTCGAACTGCACCACCGTTTGCGCTGCAACACCGCGCAGGCTGCCACCGATGCGATCGCGAAAATCCTCCAAGCCTGA
- the rnhB gene encoding ribonuclease HII, which produces MRSRKSSKPEQLPLTWEVQGLMAGVDEAGRGPLAGPVVAAAVILDDAQPIQGLADSKQLTERTRERLFEEIRAKALCYAIAEASVEEIDRLNILQATMLAMRRAVEGLRLKPAKVLVDGNRLPVLKVAAEAIVQGDAKVPAISAASILAKVHRDRLCLQLHELHPQYGFDEHKGYSTPDHLAALQAHGACLAHRRSFAPVRAVLDPPA; this is translated from the coding sequence ATGCGATCGCGAAAATCCTCCAAGCCTGAACAACTGCCCCTGACTTGGGAAGTGCAAGGCCTGATGGCCGGCGTCGACGAGGCGGGCCGTGGGCCGCTGGCGGGCCCGGTCGTGGCCGCCGCGGTCATCCTCGACGACGCGCAGCCCATCCAGGGGCTGGCCGACTCCAAGCAGCTCACCGAGCGCACCCGGGAGCGGCTGTTCGAAGAGATCCGCGCCAAGGCCTTGTGCTACGCGATCGCCGAGGCCAGCGTCGAGGAGATCGACCGCCTCAACATCTTGCAGGCCACCATGCTGGCGATGCGCCGTGCGGTCGAAGGTCTGCGGCTGAAGCCGGCCAAGGTGCTGGTCGATGGCAACCGCCTGCCGGTGCTGAAGGTGGCGGCCGAGGCCATCGTGCAGGGCGACGCCAAGGTGCCGGCCATCTCGGCGGCGTCCATTTTGGCCAAGGTGCATCGCGACCGGCTGTGTTTGCAGCTGCACGAGCTGCATCCGCAGTACGGTTTTGATGAGCACAAGGGCTATTCGACACCCGACCATCTGGCCGCGCTGCAGGCCCACGGGGCCTGCCTTGCCCACCGCCGCAGCTTTGCCCCGGTGCGGGCGGTGCTGGACCCGCCGGCATGA
- a CDS encoding TrmH family RNA methyltransferase, which yields MTIQPLQITSRDNPLLLKLRKLAQDPAAYRKLGEIWVEGDHLCAACLTRNVPVRQGVFSQSAWEQPALRALARGAPRVAVVPDALFKAFSGLESPTGCGYLLPLDEGAAVLPGVATVVLDRLQDAGNAGSVLRSAAALGVRQIVALKGTVALWSPKVLRAGMGAHFGLHLVEQATLADLDRLGVPLVGTSSHTPAELHQTALPSPCAWVLGHEGQGIEAELLARCALTVRIPQPGGEESLNVAAAAAICLYESLRQRPAA from the coding sequence ATGACGATCCAGCCGCTGCAGATCACGTCGCGCGACAACCCGCTGCTGCTCAAACTGCGCAAGTTGGCGCAAGATCCGGCGGCTTACCGCAAGCTGGGCGAGATTTGGGTCGAGGGCGACCATTTGTGTGCCGCCTGTCTGACGCGCAACGTGCCAGTGCGGCAGGGCGTGTTCTCGCAGTCGGCCTGGGAGCAGCCGGCCTTGCGGGCGCTGGCGCGGGGCGCACCGCGCGTGGCGGTGGTGCCGGATGCGCTGTTCAAGGCGTTCAGCGGGCTCGAGTCGCCGACCGGCTGCGGTTACTTGCTGCCGCTCGACGAAGGCGCCGCGGTGCTGCCGGGTGTGGCGACCGTGGTGCTCGACCGGCTGCAAGATGCCGGCAATGCAGGCTCGGTGCTGCGCAGCGCGGCCGCGCTCGGCGTGCGCCAGATCGTCGCGCTCAAGGGCACCGTCGCGCTGTGGTCGCCCAAGGTGCTGCGGGCCGGCATGGGGGCGCATTTCGGGCTGCACCTCGTCGAGCAGGCCACGCTCGCCGATCTCGACCGCCTGGGCGTGCCGCTGGTCGGCACCAGCTCGCACACGCCGGCAGAACTGCACCAGACGGCGCTGCCGTCACCCTGCGCCTGGGTGCTCGGGCACGAAGGGCAGGGGATCGAGGCGGAGTTGCTGGCGCGTTGCGCGCTGACGGTGCGGATTCCGCAGCCGGGGGGCGAGGAATCGCTCAATGTGGCGGCCGCCGCCGCGATCTGCCTCTACGAATCCCTGCGCCAGCGCCCCGCGGCCTGA